The Perca fluviatilis chromosome 18, GENO_Pfluv_1.0, whole genome shotgun sequence genomic interval TTTGACATATGAATGGCCTGTTGAATCCCATGTTTCGGATCTAATCAGCCCACAAAAAACTGACTGGTTTCAGTTTGTGGGTTGGTAGGCACTCCAGATGCCCAAATGTAGGTGCACAAGCACTGAAAAAGacagttgctttttttttatgacccCTTTAAATTGAAATTAGAAATTATAATCTGCATGCTTATTATTATAAGTGAAAATTCTCATTTGTATATATTGGTTATCCCACCAAACTTCCACAAAAACCCACGAAAGCTTTCTGGGAATTCTATTAGAGAACCAAATAatccaaaacattttattaaatcatctAAGAGGTCTCACCTTGCACGTTGTAAGTGGGACCTCACTGAGGTTCAGTTCCTGTGTGTCACAGCCGAGCGTCGTGGTGTTCCAGTCCACGTCGTACTGCTCACAgctgctctgctgcagcccTCCGGAGACGTTGACCACAGGCACCGTCAGCCTGCGGCTGTCCGCCAGGCTCCAGCCGCACGCCTGCCTCCTCTCCACCACCGCAGAGTCCCGACACCAGTGATCCGGGGTGAAACTCTGAAAAACGGTCCCAACGTACACACCTGAATAAGGTATCGACAGCAGACAGAGCAGGGCAAAGATACGCTTCTGACAGCGGCCGAAACTCCCAGCTTCTTCCAGGAGGTCATCAAAGGTCGCCATGGCAAACGTTTGCACTGTTCAGCACACCCTGGATCAGAGTAAAAATGTCAGAAGTCTGCTTCCCACTCCTCCTCTTGTCGATGTGGAGCTGAAGTCcaaaaaaaaaggcctgtttAAAATAGTTTAAGCTGCAGTAGTGTTGAAAACATGTTACTGTTTAATGGAGTTAAACAGATAATACACGGGGGAGTTACGCAATCATTGAATGAACCTGAACCAACCACGAGCTAAAGCATATTCTCTTAGTATGCGTACAGTGTGCTTCCAGGGTTGCGCAACACAAATTTATGCACGTCACATTGTCTACCGTCAGAGGTGGagctacatttactcaagaactgcacttaagtacaattctaaggtacttgtactttacttgagtagttCCATTttttgctactttatacttctactccactaaaaGTTTTGAGGCagattttgtatttttactccactacattcatttcATAGCTTTagtttctttaaatattttttggggcatttttaggcctttattttcacaggacagatgaagacatgaaaggggagaaagatggggaacgacatgcagcaaagggacgcaggtcggagtcgaacctgcgtcgaggagtaaacctctatatatgtgcacctgctctaccaactgagctaaaccGGCCACTTCTTTTCAGATttgattattaatacaaaaaatataaatcaatgaTACGATATGATAATAcatgattatacattattataGTTAAGCTACCCAACGGTTTAAAAAAGTACTTAAGATTAGCTCcccctttaccagctgcaacatatAAATAATGAACACATAAAGGATGAACTTGAGATATCAGTGGAAGATTCTGCACGAGTACTTTGACTTTTGGtaaagattttgaatgcagggatttttttttttaaactttagtaTTGCTACATTTactaagtaaaagatctgaatacttcttccaccacttccactacttcttccaccacctTCGGGTGTTTCTCTTCccactttatttttttggttaagAATAATATCTTTCTATATCTATCTCTAAATATTGGGTAAACAGGACTCTGGTTAAATGACTTTTCACACTGATTATCTGAGCTATAGTGTATTCATATTTACACTACTATCTATCTGATCCATAGTGTATACGCCATATTAATATCAGACACCCAGCTGTTTATTGCCATTATTGTACTGATACCTGCACTACATATTCTGCCTGACTGTAACTGATGCATAGGTTCAGAATGGTTCTATTAGCATATTCATATCTACCCCTTAATGTTCTTTATATTCACTTTTCTATATTTATTCTATTAGTATTTGTTCTGTATATTACTTACTGCTTTATGCACTTCTGGTTCCGGCTTTTATTGACAAGCATTTGCTTTAgacaaatcaaccaatcaactGAAACCTTAAAAGGGTTACAACTTTAAGTCATGGAAaatgttcaataaatgttttttttttcacttggaGCCCAAATTGTGACAAAGAAAACtctttaataatttaataatatattTCTATAATAAATCTAACAACATAATAAGGCAAGTGTATGCATCTCTTTACAAATATTTGAATAAGTCATCACTCATCACCAAGGCTTAACAAAGAAACTTTACAGCAGTTTAGTCTAAAGCCTAAATTCTTCAAGGGTAAtgcaacataaataaatactttgGTCACAGAAGGAGATTAAACAGCTGCTGGTTCTTTGTTGGTCGATATGCTGTCGTTGGGCAGCAGGTCCGCCAACTGCTGGCTCCTCAGTGCAGCTTTCTCCTTCACTCTGAACACACAAAATGACATAATGTTaacgactaatcgattagtcgatcaaCCGGAAATTGACTGCCAACTATTTTGCTAGTTGATTAATCGTTTTAGTCACAAGAATAGAAAACAGCTGCTGGTTTcaacttctcaaatgtgaggatttgctgcttttctttgtcatacgtGATATTGTAAACTTAATGTCTGAGTTCTACACTGTTACTCAGAAGTCTGAAGACATCACTTTGGGCTGTGGGAAATTACAACAAGCATTTTACACCggtttatttattacattttgtaaataaagaaaataatcgagaaaataatctgcagattaatcaattttaatataaaaaaaacttagttgcagccctgatcTATTATACGTACAGTATAttaggttacactttacttgaaggtatctatatAAGAGTAACATAAAagataaacattataaacaattCATAAAGTTTATGACATAAGGCTTCTTTTTGTGTCATtcgtttttttgtcatgacaagttatgttatggttagggttcatgtgtcatgaccgtgtcatgtgttcatgacagtgtcatgtcactcttatgtagataccttcaagtaaagtgttaccgtatATTATTTAGAAACTAATATGTGACATAATATGTGAGAAACTGCATGCAGAATACAGATATACACATGCCCACTATGGATTGCGCCAAAATGTCTCTAATAAATAACATCATTCTTTTCTTGCTTTGTGCAAACTTACGTTTCTGGGAACTCGATGTCATCGATGGTTTCGGGCAGCGGCACACCCTTGGTCTCAGGAAGCAGCAGCACCAAACCACCGGCCACGAAGGCCAAAAAGCCTGCACAACATGTACGATTTTAGAAACAGCGTCATCGACAATTCAAAATGTCCCACTGACTGACATTATGAAAGTTTTACAAAGGTTATGAGATCTGATATCCAAAGCACCATTACGTATACAATACCAGCTTTTAAAGAACATCCTCATCTATTGTAGCTGTCTTTGtttaacatttcagaaaaaagTGTGTTCTCAGGATGGATAGCTTATATACATAATGATGTAAAGCACACCGAAGATGATGAGTGGCAGCTCCAGCCAGATGACAGCCAGTCTGTAGAGCAGGAAGGGAGCTACGATCCCTCCAACATCACACAGGGTGGAACAAACGGACACGCCCAGGTTCCTACAGACAAAACAACAACTGAATTGTTTAGTTTAGTTGATGAGAACATGCACATTTGCACATATAGTATATTCACTTTTCCAAACACTGTGTTAGGTAGCTCTTCTGACAATTAAGAGATGCATTTTTCATTCACACTCTGTCCATCCTCCGTTTAGTGGCCATTTTAGGACATCTCACTCGGCTCAACTTTCATCAGTCGGACTGAATGCCAACATTTGCATGCTGATGATGTAATTTCTGCATGCTAAATTACTCAGGCTGTTAACATTGGATGTAACCACGTCTGGAGGTTAACAGCCTGACATTTAGCAGGTAACAGCATTTTAAGATGTGCACATTTAGCTTTTCAACCTGCTTACTTTTAGCATGGATGGTTAGCATTATAACACGCTAACAGACTTTTACTATGCTAGCATTTTTGCATGCTGTGTTGTCAGCACATGACCAAGTACAATTAACAAGTAGCGGAGGCTGAAAACACATGCAGTAgtcaaagtttggacacaccttctcattcaaatgcgtttcctttttatttttatgactatttacattgtagattctcactgaaggcatcaaaactatgaatgaacacatatggaattatgtacttaacaaaaaagtgtgaaataactgaaaacatgtcttatattttagattcttcaaagtagcaactctttgcttttttattaataagggacaaaattccactaattaaccctgacaaagcacacctgtgaaggtaaaaccatttcaggtgactacctcatgaagctcattgagagaacaccaagggtttacagagttatcaaaaaaagcaaagggtggctactttgaggaatctaaaatataagacatgttttcagttatttcacacttttttgttaagtacataattccatatgtgttcattcatagttttgatgccttcagtgagagtctacaatgtaaatagtcatgaaaataaagaaacacattgaatgagaaggtgtgtccaaacgtttggcctgtactgtatttggcACTTTAGTCATAAGGAACTCATAATAAACATGTCAACCTTGATAGAAACAAGGGCTagatgacttttttcaaattgGGAGTgcatccccccccaaaaaaacaacaaccgagAGCGTGTACAGTTTGTACATTTTACCTGACAAACGTTGGATAGAGTTCAGTGTTGACAAACACCACCATCTCAAAGGCCATGGTGATCCCCAGCCGACCGATGCAGGCCACCGCCGTCTTAAACCAGAACATACCTGCAAAGACAGACAGGAATGTTAATCTGATGACATCTGAATGTCTTGTTCCCCATCTCCCAGCTGTCGCCAAATACTCACTGTCAGGGATGAAGGCGGTGATGAAGCAGGCGGCTCCGGCTACGATGTTGGCGGAGGCGAAGGGAATGCGTCTGCCAAATCGTTCGATGGTGACGAGGATGAGGAGCGCAGCAGGGAACTCCACCAGGCCGGAGACGAGGAAGTCGACGTAGACGTTTCCTCCCAGAATACCCAGCCTCATGATCAAACCCTGGTAGACCACAGCACTGGTGAACCTGGCAGAGACGATTGGGAGAATCGTAATTAAAGTGATATTTTTACTTCCAATGCtatactttaaagtgctcatattctgctcattttcaggatcataattgtatttagaggttatagcTGAATAGGttcacatggtttaattttcaaaaaacaccatatttttgtcgaactgcacattgctgcagctcctcttttcaccctgtgtgttgagctctctgttttagctacagagtgagacatctcacttctgttcctatctttgttgggattcgtacatgctcagtacctaggtaaggactactagccagtcagaagcagagtatgagggcgtgctacgctagcagctaggcgagcattataacgtgtgttacaaagtgaccatgtttgtctctgaagtaaaggctggactacaacagagctgtttggagcagttggtgaacagtgttttctgttggagatggtaagtccctttggggtggactttgggctttctCACTTTCacacgtgcacaaaaaagatatatagcacaataaaagaaaaggaaaaagcataatatgagcactttaagttaagCATTACAAAGATCAAtgtttgaaagaaaaacaacccACATCACACATAAATGATCACTTCTAacttcaaaaaaacaaaacatgctcaCCAGTTGTAGCTGAGGATGAAAGTGTGTTTTCTCATTTTTGGAGTTCTGATCAGATCCATGAAGGAGGCAGTGCAGGACTCTGCGTTATCATCTCTCAAAGTCTGCAGGATCAGACAATTACAACATTTTCAACTTATGTTGAGTAATGCTGCTGAAATTAAAGATAAACTGTTTTCCTCTTTTAGATCTTTTAATAACATTATATGTAACCGGTGTACGTAAAAAACGGTAAAATAGCTTTTGCAATTTTTCCCAAAACTTTACTAATTTGTTTATAGATATTCTACTAATAATTTTCCGATGTTACCGATTTTTGCCCCCAGATATTTCACAAACAATGCGCTtctatttaatacatttttttactgGATATTTTACTGATTTGTTTTGGGGGGGGATATTTTActaatatgttttaaataaataagattttttttttttaatccaacaCAGGGAAACTGAACACAGCAGGTTAAGTGTGAAAACAtatgaataaatataataaataaaactacaacACTAAATAGAGTATATTGTGCATCtactgtatacaaaaataaagcattaaaaGGTCACAAATAAAGTGGGAAAGAAAGGAAGctgtaataaataattaaatacaaaaatgtatctcTTAAATCTACAGGAAGCAGTGTTAAAGCATGAAAAAGTGTGTGTCTTATCTAGGCATGGGCCATTTACaggtttcaaggtataccgcggtttgaaaaagtcaaggtTTCAAAATCACTAACAgttcgtcaccttcctaaaataatcgcccaagtcattttttgaagaaaattattttttttgcctaaatcatctcctaATGGAGCTGGCCACCTCTGGTGAAATTgcctacatcctcagttgaaGAGGTCttgtgattctacacctttagtataATGGCCTATGTCAAGTGTGTGACTTAGGCCGttcagttttttgtgttttctgaaaagcctgaaaaaatgacataagccattattttaggaaggtgacgaatTTCCGTCATACCGTTCCTAAGCtatgagctgtttttttatgagtggtcagggagagaaactgCAGTTTAGTAATCagtctccctgccagtgtgcggtgtttaaaaaataaaatacattgtgttcaatggggaaaatgttttagttttttacccagacatttaaaaaaattatacattGTAGGGCTGTAATTGCAATCCTGTGAAactgtgatatttttgcaggttatcataccgtcagactcgtataccggcccatgcctagtcTTATCctaaactttatttttacagaTGCGTGCATTTCGTCTGTCTGTAGCCGTTTTAGTGAACAGGACACAGTTGGCGCGAGCAGCTACCTCGATGTTCTTGGACAGGGTCATCTTGTTTTCTTTGGCCATGGCCTCAGTGATCTCCACAGCTTTGGACTTTTTCTTCTGAGAGAGAAGCCATCTTGGAGACTCTGGGATAAACCtacaaatacaaacatttagttagtttaaaagacattttctttcttttttgaaatCGTTTAAGTCTTCACTTTCTGTGTAAAGCATCAAATTAAAGCATAACAAGAGTTTCTTACCAATAGTATGACAGGAAGAGGATGTAGGGGACGGTGATGACCACCTGCAGCCAGCGCCAGTCAGTGATAAAGTAGGCgagcagagggaggaagaggatgcCGATACTGAAGAACATCTGGTAAATGACTCCCACTGTGCGTCTGTACTCCACCCCCACGATCTCTGTGACTGAGAGGGGTAAGAAAAAGAACCACGCTCAAGATGTGCTTGTAGTTTCTTTAAACTTCGTTGGAGTCACacaactgaaaaataaataaatcccagCTGTAAGGTTAAATGTTGTTCTTACTCAGCACGTATCCGGACATCCAACCTCCTTTCACTCCGAACCCGTAGAGCGTTCTGAAAACCAGCAAAGACACGTAGTTTGGAGCCACGGCCACCAGGATTCCTGCGATCCCATTCATCACGTTGGACATCAGGAAGCTCATTTTCCTGCCAAACCTGAAGGCAAAGACACAAACAAGTGACATAACTATTGCTTCAGGCGTCCACACGGAAGGGTTTCAAATCCTAAGCTTACCTGTCGGCCAGGTAGCCAATGGCGATGCTCCCAACCAGGTAGCCCACATTGAGAGTGGCCTGGTACATATCCACCAA includes:
- the LOC120546958 gene encoding solute carrier family 22 member 2-like isoform X2, encoding MTTFDEILEEAGKFGPYQRRIFAMLCLSSIPFAGVYVGIVFQGFTPDHWCRDSAVVEMRQTCSWSLADSRRLTVPVVNVSGGLQQSSCEQYDVDWNTTTLGCDTQELDLSITPTTACKDGWEYDYKGRQSFVTEFDLVCSDAWLVDMYQATLNVGYLVGSIAIGYLADRFGRKMSFLMSNVMNGIAGILVAVAPNYVSLLVFRTLYGFGVKGGWMSGYVLITEIVGVEYRRTVGVIYQMFFSIGILFLPLLAYFITDWRWLQVVITVPYILFLSYYWFIPESPRWLLSQKKKSKAVEITEAMAKENKMTLSKNIETLRDDNAESCTASFMDLIRTPKMRKHTFILSYNWFTSAVVYQGLIMRLGILGGNVYVDFLVSGLVEFPAALLILVTIERFGRRIPFASANIVAGAACFITAFIPDSMFWFKTAVACIGRLGITMAFEMVVFVNTELYPTFVRNLGVSVCSTLCDIGGMVAPFLLYRLAAIWLELPLIIFGVVALVAGGLVLLLPETRGVPLPETIDDIEFPDRKTEDVVENQQLKTLLKSDLTNNKETTTV
- the LOC120546958 gene encoding solute carrier family 22 member 2-like isoform X1 — encoded protein: MTTFDEILEEAGKFGPYQRRIFAMLCLSSIPFAGVYVGIVFQGFTPDHWCRDSAVVEMRQTCSWSLADSRRLTVPVVNVSGGLQQSSCEQYDVDWNTTTLGCDTQELDLSITPTTACKDGWEYDYKGRQSFVTEFDLVCSDAWLVDMYQATLNVGYLVGSIAIGYLADRFGRKMSFLMSNVMNGIAGILVAVAPNYVSLLVFRTLYGFGVKGGWMSGYVLITEIVGVEYRRTVGVIYQMFFSIGILFLPLLAYFITDWRWLQVVITVPYILFLSYYWFIPESPRWLLSQKKKSKAVEITEAMAKENKMTLSKNIETLRDDNAESCTASFMDLIRTPKMRKHTFILSYNWFTSAVVYQGLIMRLGILGGNVYVDFLVSGLVEFPAALLILVTIERFGRRIPFASANIVAGAACFITAFIPDSMFWFKTAVACIGRLGITMAFEMVVFVNTELYPTFVRNLGVSVCSTLCDVGGIVAPFLLYRLAVIWLELPLIIFGFLAFVAGGLVLLLPETKGVPLPETIDDIEFPETVKEKAALRSQQLADLLPNDSISTNKEPAAV